Below is a genomic region from Equus caballus isolate H_3958 breed thoroughbred chromosome X, TB-T2T, whole genome shotgun sequence.
GCTGCAGAGGGGAGGAGGCCCTGGCCCTGCCAACATTTTACGGGATGATCTTAAATGTGAAGTGAGAGGATTCTTTACCTCAGAACAGAGGGGACCCCACAAAGCCTAGACCTGCCAGCCCATGCTCTCAGCCCCAACTTGTCCCAGGTAGGACTGGCAGGCTTCAGCCTAAGGCACACTCTAACTTCCTCTGCAGGGTTCTCAGGGGACAGGCTGATCAGAAAACAAGCCCTGTGGGGTCCTAAAGCACTGTCCTTAAGGAAATCTGCAGAGGCGGCCTTGGTCAAAACCAAGGTGGAATCTCCCTGCTGAAGGTGCACACACCATCTCATTTTCCCTCCTCCAGGTGCCCTCATtgcctgccctcctgcccacACTCCTGCCTGCTGTCCCTGACCAGTGTCATCATGCCTCGGGGGCAGAAGAGTAAACTCCGTGCCCGTGAGAAACGCCGTCAGGCCCAGATTGAGACTCAGCGTCTCCAGGAtgctcaggccactgaagcagaggaagggtccccttcctccccctctccttCTTTTGGTGGTAGTCCCAAGAGCTCCCCTTCTGCTGGGTCAGGTAGCAAATCCCAGAGGTCTCGGAGGGCCCCACCCACAACCAATACTTCTGCAGGTGTTTCATGCACAAGGTCTGATGAAGGTGCCAAGAACCAAGATGAGGAAAGACCAAGCACCTCCCAGGCATCAGCCAGCACTGATGATCCTCACAGAACCCCTCTAGATCAGAAGGCAATTTTATTGGTGGAATTCCTGCTGCGCAAGTATAACATGAGGGATCCCATAACAAAACAAGATATGATGAGGCAGGTCATCAAAAAGCACAAAGCACACTTCCATGTGATCCTCAAGAAAGCTTCTGAGCTAATGGTGCTGGCCTTTGGAATTGATGTGAAGGAAGTTGATCCTATTAGGCACCGCTATGTCCTTGTCAGCAAATTGCAGCGCACCTCTGATGACAGGCTGAGGGGTGAGAAGATCATGCCCAAAACCGGCCTCCTGATGACTATCCTCTGTGTGATCTTCATGAAGGCCAACTGTGCTGCGGAAGAGGATATCTGGGAAGTACTTAATGTGATGGGGATATATGCTGACAAGAAGCACTACATCTATGGGGATGCCAATAAGCTCATCACTGAAGATTTCGTGCAAGAAAGGTACCTGGAGTACCGGCAGGTGCCCAACAGCGATCCTCCACGCTATGCATTCCTGTGGGGTCCAAGAGCCCATGCTGAAACCAGCAAGATGAAAGTCCTGGAATTTTTGGCCAAGCTTCATGATACCGTCCCTAGTGCCTTCCCAGCCTGGTATGAAGAAGCTTTGCgagatgaggaagagagagcCCGAGCCAGATTTGCATCTTTGCTTCGTATTGGTACCACGGCTAATGTGCCTTCCGGGGTCAATCTTGGCAGCTTGTCCCAGCTGTAGTGAAATTTGAAGCACCTTCCTCACTTTGTGTTTGAAGTATTGTGAAGGCTTAGGTGAAGGGATTACATTAATAACTAGTAGATTCATCTTTTGTTGTTGAaagttttcaaatgtttcttttaaaaaaagtttaaagaactTCAGAATCTAAGTGTATGAATGATATTGGTTACATATTTAATGCTGTTTCTGAGGTTTAAGAGTAAGAGTTTtgcaattttataaaataaatttagtaactTTCCATCTTATTTAGTGATCTGGAACAAGAAAACATGGCATTGGAATAGGCATTTCCTTAGAAACGTGAAAGAAATTAGCAATAACATATTTGGGaccaaaaaatagagaaaaaagtgaaagaccAATTTTTGGTTTCCCTTATTTCTTGTATTCAGCTgttctataaaataaaagttatatacCTGAACTTGCTTCGTTTATTCAAGTATGTAGGAGAAATTTACAAAATCATAATAAATTgcttactggtttttttttttttattcctgaaaCATTAATTGAGCATCTGCTCTTCGGAAGGCTCCATGGTAATATGGGGGATGGTAAGAAGAAGATCAAGCCACTGCTCATAGAATTATAGTCTAAAAGCAGCTATCATATAAGAAAGATGGTGAGATACACTCTAAAACACAAAGACGGGTGAAAAGGAGGATGagatggtggagggagggagggccagaTGGGAACATTCAAGCGTAAAAGTCTGGAGGCAACTCAATTTGGGGCCTTGGGAAACCTCGAGTCCTTAAATGGGAGGTAATTTTAAGTTAAGATGGGTGGTGGGTCAGAGGAGGGTGTGAGGGTGGTGAGCAGGGGCCAGAACCTTGGGTGGTGTGTCTCACAGTTGAGAAACTAAGCCTTCAGTGGAGAACTGCTTTTAGCAGTTACTTTGGGATCATggataaatgagagagaaatctCCACCAGGGGCAGGGATGGAAGGGGTCCTCTGTTCTTGTCCCAGTGCAGGTGACCCCAATCCACAAACCAGGTATTTTATCCACATCATTGCCAGGGACTTTCTGAGAAATAAAGGTGACACTTCCTGGAGGTGGGATGTCAAGATGCCCTTGTGCTGGCACTCTTTGCCCTGGACTGGGAGAAATAGAGCCTGCTCCATTAAAAGGGCATTTTAACTAGGTTATCTTGAGCAAAACTTGGCAAACACTAATGGGGGGTTTGATTTTGGTAggggttaaatgaatgaaaatagggGTGATTTGTATCCAAGGGtagctgggagggagggaagaagttgCTTCTTGACACACATTTTAGGAGAGCTTTGAATTGCATCTAGATAGGGAGGATTCCCCCAACattcaaattaaataatatatccTTTAAGGGGGATGATTTCCTAAGGTATTTTTTCCTGCTGAGCAGAATTTTTGGCTGACTTCGTGTTCAGTATCCTACAGCACTGCACATTCTCAGACATCTCCTggattaaaataacaacaaaacaatccaaaaataaaaaatcttagtAGGAGGGTTGGTATTAGCTGGGGTCAAAGTAAACACAGCAATAATTGCCATTCTTGAAAGTCTCAATGGACACCAGTCCTTGTGTCGGGTGCTTTACATACAGTATACACATTCCAACAGTTCTAGAAGACAGGGCTTATCAAACCCACTTCACTGATGAAGAATCCCAGGCTCACAGATTTTGGTAATGTGCTGAGTTCGCACAGCTAGAGACAAGGCTGGGAGGAGAGCCCTGGTCTGAATTCCTCTAGAGCCCACACTGTTCCACTCCTCCCAGCCAGAGGCTGACCTTGTGTCTATTAATTCATTTCCCTTCTCACTATTCCACGATGCTCTCGGGTGGTAAGAAGGACCCTGTGGCCAAAGTACTAAAAGCAGGCCTAAAGAAGGAAGGTGAAAGCAAGAATCAAATACAATTTGGGGATTGTCTGTGGGTTTTATTTACCTAGGATCttcctgcccctggccccagggTTCCTTGAGAGCTGACTCTGGCCTGGTCCCAGCCCATGTGTCCAGTCCCAGCACTTTCCTGCATTACAGCTCCCCTCCCCTGGGTCTTCCCCAGTGTGCCCTCCTGTCCAAACTGGAACCTGACCTgctggccagcccctctctgcatcctccttactgttttccaaagttattttgttcttttgcccCTGCCTTCAGTATGGTTatgttataattatatttttattacaagtAGTTTCATTTGTTAGTGTTTGTATCCTGTGTTGGGTTTCCCATACATCCTGATTggttttaagtgttcttttatTGATggcagtatttcttttttttttttttaagattggcacctgggctaacaactgttgccaatctttatttttttttctttttctgctttatctccccaagtgccccctgtacacagttgtatatcttagttgcaggtccttctagttgtgggatgtgggatgccgcctcaacatggcccgaggagcggtgccatgtccgcgcccaggatccaaaccctgggccgccgcagcggagagcacgaacttaaccactcggccacggagccgaccCCAATGGCAGTATTCCTTAATCAAGtacttatttctatttattaattccTTAGCAACAGATATCATGATACACACATATCATgatatttaaattagaaaaatctgtGTTTTTCTTGTGCATTCTAGGGGTGCTTTGCTTGTTTATTCAGGTGAATGCCTcatatttattcacttttttccaCATGCTAATTCACATACAACAGCTAAAATGTGTCACATTGCCAGACATACCAGAGTTCAACCTGATCATACGCAGTGGGTTTAATTCTTGAAAGCAAGGAATTTAATGTCTCCATATGGCCATTAAAACCAGCTGAGGGACTAGTATTTGTCATGATGTTGATGATGGGTCCTTCACTgcttgtgtctttttttattattgttgccAAGTAACTGAAAGACTCATGCAGCATTGCTGAGGATAAGACCTTTCcctattaagaagaaaaagatgacagCCTGCTGTGTGAACAATAGGGAAACTACCCTTATCATTCCTGGCACAAATACTTCATCACTAGGGGTGCATCTTTgcaaaaaaaatctctttgaaaatttGCTGTAAAATATTCTGTTCCTGCTCACTGACATGAAACTTTTagagcttttaaagaaaaaataatacgtTAACTGGCagaaaaaatggagataaaatccAGAAAATGTATTACACATCTGTCTTTACCAAATAGCTAGTATCTAAAAATTCCATATTAGGAGAGATAGAAGCAGTTATTACTATCACATGGCATCTTGCCCTACTTAATTCCAGAATAAGCCTCCTCCCACTGCGTTGTAGAGAAGGATAAAGAGTCTCAAGTCAGATGAAAGGCCAAGTTGTGATTattgggaaaagaagagaagagcatTGCATACTCTTTTTTAAGCTATCTACCCTCTCAAGATATAACGTCCCATCTGAAATATTTGCTGCATGAATGTCAAAAAAATATCAAGTGGTAAAATAGTATCAATAGCTCAACTCTATGAAAAATAGCCTTTAAAAATGGAGGCCCATGGAAGCACAGATACTAAACTCTTTCAAAACATATCTCCTTAGCATTCCACAGTGATTCCTCCAAGAATAAAGCTACTGACAAACTCTCATCTGAGATTTAATCCCTTTCTATAagtaagaattaatttttttcatataacatGGCAATGTAGAAAATTTATGCCTTTAGATTTCTCTTCATCACTTGGACTTTGTTTAAAGTTAGAGACAGTCTTGCTTTATTGTTGGATGGACCATTTTATGCACATGTTTTACTATATTATAAACAAGTAAAGAATGCTATAGGAATTTAAGATGTACAGCAAAACTGATCTGTTCCTCTACAAGCATATTCTTACCTTTAAATGTTTctatgtgttaaaaaaaatactgacgTCTTTATTCATAAAGCCTTTTCCAGGAATAGCTAAAATTCTCCCTTTTCCATCCCCTCTACAAAGGAAGTTGAACACCACGTGCTGTTTTATTATCAAATACTTGAATACATGATACTGTATTTCCAAAAGTAACCCTAATTATTTGTTGTAGGTGTGATGAATGCAAATTAATTAGCCCCTGCCTCAGGGTATTTAAGTGCACATACTTTCACATAAATcgcttattaatatatataagatGAATATCTTTGAAAAGTTCTAGCCTcgaatatgcaaaaataaaataaatccagtaTTAAGACCAGTAACAAAACATATTCAAGTCAAATGATCAGAAATAGTAGAATGAACGAGCCTATGCTCATCTCTTGAGCCAACATTTCATTTCTGCAAGCCAATATCTCAAACTAAGAACtgtattttttaaaccactttattgtgATATGACTGACATAGAAAAAGCTGTACATAATTAATGTGCACAACTTGATAAGTTTAAAGATACacatacacccatgaaaccatcccCAGGATTTATGCCATAAACCTATCCATCACCTCAAAAAATTTCCTAcatctcttttattattatatattattttgtgataagcatacttaacataagatctaccctcttagcaaatgattaagcatacaatacagtattgttaactataggaaCTATGCTATACAGTacatctctaggacttatttattttgtataaacaaaactttgtaccctttgactatttcagtttcctcctccctccagcccctagtaaccactattcttgtctctgtttctatgagtttgactattttggaTTCCTCATATAAATAGTATCATGTAGTATCTGtacttctgtgtctggcttatttcacttagtgtaatgtcctctaggttcatccatgttgtcacaaatggcaggatctccttcttttttaaagctgaataatgtACCATTTGATGCATATACTACATTTTTCAAATCTAGAACTttgaaacagattctccctcactgAAGAATAGGGATATCTGTtagacatatttaaaattttgtaaatcaCGTGCATCAACACTATCGTgtgagtttttttccttaaactgtACCTTGCTATTGAATAAATGATACCCCATTATACGGATTGATATCACTCAGTATGAGAATCCAGTATAGTGCATGTGAGTTTTTGTATTATTAATGCATTGTACAATTTTCTGCCATGTGAGAGGTTCAGTgcctttcattatattttttaaaagagttagTGATTCTAAGAGAGTTGAGAACTTCTTCCCTAGTATCTATCATACTACTGGAATTTTAAGTTAAATTCTAAGatttattaattgtattttattaatgGCTCTGCAAACAGAAGTTGACTCATTTGTGCACGGTTAGGACAACtgacaaagaggcagagagggtCAATTCAAATGTAAGGAAACATttgattttggatattaaaataTGAAGTGAAAGAGCGCAAATACTTTTATTcagttaaaattatttattttcaaaaaagtaataCATCAGATATAATTGTTATATGAGATCAATAGATATAGCATATAGATTGTTATGtggggatttaaaaaatatctattagtatctgaaatgtttaaaattttacatttatatgaatCAAATATATATAAGAATGAAGTGTAAATATGGAAAGGTTAGGAActaatatatatatgcatatttatgtatttatacacacacacactttgtacATTGATGTAACATGTTTTTGGCAGATAGTGAAAGAACATACAACTTAAACTGACCTAAATAAATCAGGAAGTTTATTTGCCCATACAACTGGCAGTGAAATTCTAAGTCAGGCTTCAGCTATGGCTTACGCCAAtaacttttgtttcattttctcgaAATAATCTTGACATTAGCtaattcccttctccttctttagTCTAGTAGCAAAATAGCTGCAGCAGTTCTGGGCTCCACAACAGCATATAACAATTTGCAGAGGATAAGAAAGAACTCTTGTGTTCCAGAGCTCCAAGAGACCATTTTATCCCCTCCCCTCATTACCCATTTATGTCACTTGCGCACTTCTGTCCAGTTTCCAGGAGGCAGTATGTGCTAATTAGCTTAAGCCAATCATGCTCTGACACCAATGAGATTTGTGGGGTCAGATTCCTCTGAGGCACATGGAGTGAGAGTGTTGAATGTTTCACCTAAATCAAGATTCTGTTAAGATTTAGCGAGAGGAGAATGGATGTTGTGAGAACTTCAACAATGCACACTATGATGGTATACCACTATATATTTTACTAGATtgataatatttaacattttgatggGCAAGTATCTATAATAACTTAAGtgataaaatcatattttacacGCTGTTCTGTCTTATGGATATGGTGAATTCTTAAATACTTCTCATTTTATTACTAttctatatctttaaaaaatgaaaaattcaatgaatcaaaaaaggaaatatgtaattagaaataaaatgaattgcAAATCTTTCATGAGTGTATCCTGTGCAGAGAATTCTTGATGATTTCCTTTATTACAAGAGATATTGTCAAGCCCAATTATTTCAAGTCAAGCCAAATCTTTCTACAATAAAAGTGCTGAGATAAAAGCTCTTCAATTTATGGGTATATACCTAGAGCATAGGCCTcagtctttgaaatattttaagtgaagTTCTTTTTCATTATGCACTAAAGTTCTACAAACTTTCTCACAAGAGGCTTCTAATTTGGTTTGTCTTTACAAAGTtggcaagtttttaaaaaattgcaggggctggcctggtggctgagtgattaagtgcgcacattctgcttcggtggcccagggttcgccggttcggatcccgggtgtggacatggcaccacgtgacaagccatgctgtggtaggcgtcccacaaataaagtggaggaagatgggcacggatgttagctcagggccagtcttcctcagcaaaaagaggagaattggcggcagatgttagcttagggctaatcttcctcaaaaaaaaaaattgtgtcagTTGTTGCTCTGTTTGTTCTCTAatactttcctctcctttttctagtttataTCACATTGGGGCTGACCCTGGGAGAAATATTTCTCCCAGATTCCTGGGTCAGCTGGCTCCAACTGTAGTCTGCCAATGGGAGGCGCtatcagaaggagagagaaaaaaagggtaTTTCTCACTCTATCTGCTTGCCAATGGGTCATTTTCAGCAGCAGCTGATTCTCCTCTGTGGCTCCAATTCTTACAGGAATTGATTCCAACTTCCTCCAGGAGACCCTGGATTCTGGGCTTCAGTAACCCCACTCCTCTCTTCATCTCTTCAGCAAAGGCACTGCAGCAGTTTTTGAGATTGCTAATCTCTGAGTTGCCTCATCATCTCCTGCTTGGTATTTCGGCAATTCCATCCCCTAAGTAATCATTCCCAATATTAAATTCCCTCTGTCTTAAATACTCTGACTGGTTTCTGTTTCTAGAATGAAACATAACTGGTACATAATTAAAcacagttttatttaatttacctGTACTTAACCTCTGTTATATGTTTTCTACTCCCATACTCCTGCACTTGAAATTGCTCTGGCAACATCATTAGTGGCATAaatattgccaaatccaatggctATATTTTAGTTCATTGGatacttctgttttgtttgacAGTGGTGACTATTCACtttcttaaactatttttttatttctacagtgctaatctttattatttctaccTCCCTGATCATCTTGCTTAATCTCTCGACCTTCTactcttttgctcatttttttaaaacaatgttgtttcctttcatctcatttttattctatACTTGGAGGAACTTTCCTAATCTTAAGATTTAAAGTACCATTTAAACGCTGATGGTTCTCAAATCAATTTCTCCATCACTAAACATATTATTGCACTTCAGAAGCATATTATCTAGCATTTGCTGGATAATTTCCAAAAGTGAACTTGTTACTATTttctgaaaacacacacacacaccaccccaaACAAAACAACCACAAAATCTCTGCTCCTTTTATATTGCTTATCTTGCAGATGTCACCGTAATCCAAATAAACACTGAAGACAAAAATGTGGGATCTATTATTGACAACTGTGTCTGCAATGACTCTTGCCTCATGTTATTCATGCCCATGTGTAGTCATCTCCCACCTATGTAACCAACAGGATATTGCACAAATGACTGTTTTGACTTCAGAACTAGATCATAAAAAGATTTTCAGCTTacaccttttcctttttcttggatAACAGGTTGTAGAGAAAGCCAGCTGCCACttcatgaggacactcaagtaACCCTATGGAGATGTTCATTGGCAAGGAAATTAGTTTTCCTGCCAGAGCCAGCAAGAAACAGGCcttctgccaacagccatgtgagtgagctatCTTGGAAGCAGACTCTTCAACCCCAGCTGAAGTGCAGCACTAGCTGACATCATGACTGCAACCACATGAGAAGCTTTGAGCCAGAACCGCCTAGGTAAGCTGCTCCAGAATCTTGACCCACAAAAACTGTATGCAATAATAAACGTTTATTGTTGTTTCTAGCTGCTAAGTGTTGGGGTAATTTGCTATGCGGCAATGGATAACCAATACAACAACTCTGTCTCTCTTATTTTTTACTAATTGGTTAGTTCTGTCAATATCATTGCCCAAATATTTCTGGAATCCACCCTTTCATCTTCAAATACCATTGCTCTAGTCAGGTCCCCATCAACTCTGGCCTGGATTTAGCCCTCAAAATGATTTCTTCTTCTAGTGCAGTGCTTTGAAAATCCATCCCCCACTTTCTAAGTAAATTACATAGAATTAAAATTAACCATTccatttttatacttaaaaacCTCCAATGATTCCTTTTCTTTGTTAATATAAAAGTAAAGTACTTTCCACGATGTAAAGTCTTAGGTGACCTGAaaccttttattttcctctccagtTTTATTTCTTATGACTTCTCAGAACTCATTTCGTACAACAGAAATACTAGACTGTTTTTAGACCTTGATACTCAGCAGTTATATACCTATGTGTCATTTctcctaatttttctctttttacaaacCCTTCTGTCATCTTTTCCTGACTAATTTATTATCAACTTGCGAGACCTAACTTAAGAATCATTTCCTCCAGGTAAACTTCCAGAACTCCTAGAGGTTCAATTAAATACGCTCCTTTTGTTACCCTATAGGACTAAAATCCCTCTATCATAGCACTTACCACATCATAATAAAATTCCTTAAGCATCTGTTTCCCCCACTACTACATGtgtgcaatggactgaatgtttacgTCCTCCTAAAATTATTATGTTGAAATCGTAACCCCCAATGTGATTGTATCaagaggtggagcctttgggaggtaattagatcatGAGAGTGAATCCCTCATGGATGGGATTAGAGTCCTTACAAAAGAGACGCCAGTGAACTCTCTAGTTCTCTTTCCACtgtgtgaggataaaatgagaagtCAAGAGCCTGCAACCTGAAAAAGGGTCCTCACTAGAAGCCGATCATGCTGGCACCCCGATCTCAGACTTCCACCCTCCAggactgtaagaaataaatgtttgttgtttaagatACCCAG
It encodes:
- the LOC100062173 gene encoding melanoma-associated antigen B18; translated protein: MPRGQKSKLRAREKRRQAQIETQRLQDAQATEAEEGSPSSPSPSFGGSPKSSPSAGSGSKSQRSRRAPPTTNTSAGVSCTRSDEGAKNQDEERPSTSQASASTDDPHRTPLDQKAILLVEFLLRKYNMRDPITKQDMMRQVIKKHKAHFHVILKKASELMVLAFGIDVKEVDPIRHRYVLVSKLQRTSDDRLRGEKIMPKTGLLMTILCVIFMKANCAAEEDIWEVLNVMGIYADKKHYIYGDANKLITEDFVQERYLEYRQVPNSDPPRYAFLWGPRAHAETSKMKVLEFLAKLHDTVPSAFPAWYEEALRDEEERARARFASLLRIGTTANVPSGVNLGSLSQL